In one window of Candidatus Methanosuratincola sp. DNA:
- a CDS encoding polymer-forming cytoskeletal protein — MIKMRIENKKIEGDIKIAEELTVNGTITGSAVVSNGGKLILNGIIKQDVILERGSYVELYGEVEGDVHNHGGELKIYGKVNGSVYKDAGVIVIHPTAAIKGKIY, encoded by the coding sequence GTGATCAAGATGAGGATTGAGAACAAGAAGATAGAGGGCGACATTAAGATAGCCGAGGAGCTCACTGTTAATGGCACCATAACCGGGAGCGCAGTCGTGTCGAACGGGGGAAAGCTCATCCTCAATGGGATCATCAAGCAGGACGTGATCCTCGAGAGGGGTTCCTATGTCGAACTCTACGGCGAGGTCGAGGGCGACGTGCACAACCACGGCGGCGAGCTGAAAATTTACGGCAAGGTCAACGGCTCAGTTTACAAGGATGCAGGGGTAATTGTGATCCACCCGACCGCTGCGATCAAGGGTAAGATTTACTGA
- the ilvB gene encoding biosynthetic-type acetolactate synthase large subunit, producing the protein MRVSGAKALVEALKDEKVEVIFGIPGGSTIPFYDALYECAEKGELRHILARHEQCAAHMADGYARAKGIPGVCTATSGPGATNLVTGIAVAHMDSSPVVAITGQVPRSMIGRDAFQEADIVGIATPITKYAFQISKASEIPDTMKAAFMLANTNRKGPVLVDIPKDVFYEEVDYMEAERVRIGGYVIKSGDPHPYSIKRAVGLVLESERPLIIAGGGVIASNASAELARLAEIIPAPVATTLMGKGSIPEVHPLSLGMIGMHGKGEANMAAEEADLLIAVGMRFNDRTVGRMEKFGENAKIIHIDIDPAEIGKNLGVDVPIVADARKALAALADRLIEVGIRKKENEWSRRIAELKEKYREFYNSEESRGSLSPKRVMKTLRSAIPERSIVTTGVGQNQMWAALHFQVLQPRTFITSGGLGAMGFGFPASLGVKVACPDRPVFNIDGDGSFLMTEQDLATAVVENIPTVTIVMDNRVLGMVRQWQCMFCEKRYSETDLGKVPDFVKLAEAYGAEGIRVEDYGGLESAIRRSVDAEVPVVIDVPVSPDEKVLPMVPPGKTLREVVWFG; encoded by the coding sequence ATGAGAGTTTCAGGGGCTAAAGCCTTGGTGGAGGCGCTGAAGGACGAGAAGGTCGAGGTGATCTTCGGCATCCCGGGGGGGTCCACGATACCCTTCTACGACGCCCTCTACGAATGCGCAGAGAAGGGGGAGCTTAGGCACATTCTCGCCCGCCACGAGCAGTGCGCGGCACACATGGCAGACGGGTACGCAAGGGCAAAGGGCATCCCTGGCGTCTGCACCGCGACGAGCGGCCCGGGCGCAACAAACCTTGTCACAGGGATAGCCGTCGCGCACATGGACAGCTCGCCGGTGGTCGCCATAACCGGGCAGGTCCCCCGTTCCATGATCGGGAGGGACGCCTTCCAGGAGGCTGACATCGTTGGGATAGCCACCCCGATAACCAAGTACGCCTTCCAGATATCCAAGGCCTCGGAGATACCTGACACCATGAAGGCTGCCTTCATGCTCGCCAACACGAACCGGAAAGGCCCCGTGCTGGTCGACATCCCGAAGGACGTCTTTTACGAAGAGGTGGACTACATGGAGGCGGAGAGGGTCAGGATAGGCGGGTACGTCATCAAGAGCGGGGATCCACATCCGTATTCGATAAAGAGGGCGGTGGGGCTTGTACTCGAGTCCGAGCGCCCGCTCATCATCGCCGGAGGGGGGGTCATCGCGTCGAACGCCAGCGCGGAACTCGCGAGGCTCGCCGAGATCATCCCCGCCCCAGTTGCGACCACGCTGATGGGCAAAGGGTCCATCCCTGAGGTCCACCCGCTCTCGCTGGGGATGATCGGGATGCACGGGAAAGGCGAGGCCAACATGGCCGCGGAGGAGGCAGACCTCTTGATAGCCGTAGGAATGCGCTTCAATGACCGGACCGTGGGGAGGATGGAAAAGTTCGGCGAGAACGCCAAGATAATCCACATCGACATCGACCCTGCCGAGATAGGGAAGAACCTTGGGGTCGACGTGCCGATAGTTGCAGATGCGCGCAAAGCACTCGCCGCCCTCGCGGACCGCCTCATCGAGGTGGGGATAAGGAAGAAAGAGAACGAGTGGTCGAGGAGGATAGCCGAGCTCAAAGAGAAGTACAGGGAATTCTACAACAGCGAGGAGAGCAGGGGTTCCCTGAGCCCCAAGCGCGTAATGAAGACGCTCCGGTCGGCAATACCCGAGCGGTCCATCGTCACCACGGGGGTCGGGCAGAACCAGATGTGGGCGGCCCTCCACTTCCAGGTCCTCCAGCCTAGAACCTTCATAACCTCGGGCGGGCTCGGCGCGATGGGATTCGGATTCCCTGCGTCGCTCGGCGTCAAGGTGGCGTGCCCCGACAGGCCGGTCTTCAACATAGACGGAGACGGCAGCTTCCTGATGACCGAGCAGGATCTGGCGACCGCCGTCGTGGAGAATATACCGACCGTGACGATCGTGATGGACAACAGGGTCCTTGGGATGGTCAGGCAGTGGCAGTGCATGTTCTGCGAGAAACGGTACTCGGAGACGGATCTGGGAAAGGTCCCTGACTTTGTCAAGCTGGCGGAGGCTTACGGTGCCGAGGGGATCAGGGTGGAGGACTACGGCGGACTCGAGTCGGCAATAAGGCGGAGCGTGGATGCCGAGGTCCCAGTGGTCATCGATGTCCCTGTCTCGCCTGACGAGAAGGTACTGCCGATGGTCCCGCCAGGGAAGACGCTGAGAGAGGTGGTCTGGTTTGGCTGA
- a CDS encoding metallophosphoesterase, translating to MRIFKDGVTVGAYPALFLPKHGSVVIADLHIGYESSLRNKGVFLPQNSYDVMRRRIEGLLGSTGAKRLVILGDLKHEFGKPSPQEWVEVKDLLETLSSMGVETHVVRGNHDNYVISILSRYGVHLHESFMMMDHILLMHGHSEIELPEGAKVIVIGHEHPAVSSLDSSGARYKFRCFLVGKYRGKRLVVLPAFSPLSAGSGINEIDRGELLSPYLRESDIESFVPLAVEDGIGIFRFPPIGVMRRIRKEVETGALGRNRYI from the coding sequence ATGAGGATATTCAAGGACGGAGTTACTGTCGGGGCGTACCCTGCATTATTCCTCCCTAAGCATGGATCAGTAGTGATCGCAGACCTTCACATCGGGTACGAGAGCTCGCTGCGCAATAAGGGGGTCTTCCTGCCGCAGAACTCGTACGACGTCATGCGCCGCAGGATTGAAGGGCTGCTCGGGAGTACTGGCGCCAAGAGGCTCGTGATCCTCGGGGATTTGAAGCACGAGTTCGGGAAGCCTTCCCCTCAGGAGTGGGTTGAGGTGAAAGACCTGCTCGAAACGCTCAGTTCCATGGGGGTCGAGACCCACGTGGTACGCGGCAATCACGACAACTACGTCATTTCCATCCTCTCAAGGTACGGCGTCCACCTCCATGAGAGCTTCATGATGATGGACCACATCCTGCTCATGCATGGGCATTCAGAGATTGAGCTGCCTGAGGGCGCAAAAGTCATCGTGATCGGCCACGAGCACCCCGCAGTCTCATCGCTGGACTCCTCGGGCGCCAGATACAAATTCAGGTGCTTCCTTGTGGGGAAGTACAGGGGCAAGCGGCTGGTGGTCTTGCCCGCATTCTCCCCGCTTTCTGCGGGTTCTGGAATAAATGAGATCGACCGTGGGGAGTTGCTGTCGCCTTACCTGAGGGAATCAGACATAGAGAGTTTCGTGCCGCTGGCGGTGGAGGACGGGATAGGCATCTTCCGTTTCCCTCCAATCGGGGTTATGCGCAGGATCCGAAAGGAGGTTGAGACGGGCGCCCTAGGCAGGAATAGATATATATAA
- the ilvN gene encoding acetolactate synthase small subunit has translation MAEEGMRIISAIVEDRPGVLFKVTSLIRRRGFNIETITVGGTEKERVSRITITMRGNPAVVEQLVKQLSKIPDVLKISELEPEESAFRELALIKVSATDPSKRSDILNYISIFRARVIDASKDSLVIEIVGQPRKVQAFLDLMKGFGVIEMAKTGTVALARGARSSSSSTSSSSSSSSPPD, from the coding sequence TTGGCTGAGGAAGGTATGAGGATAATCTCTGCGATCGTGGAGGACAGGCCCGGCGTCCTCTTCAAGGTCACGTCGCTGATCAGGCGGAGGGGCTTCAACATCGAGACGATAACCGTGGGGGGCACTGAGAAGGAGCGGGTCTCGAGGATAACTATTACGATGAGGGGCAACCCCGCGGTGGTGGAGCAGCTCGTGAAGCAGCTTAGCAAGATCCCAGACGTCCTTAAGATAAGCGAGCTGGAGCCTGAAGAGTCGGCATTCAGGGAGCTTGCACTGATCAAGGTCTCGGCTACAGACCCCTCAAAGCGGTCTGACATACTGAACTACATAAGCATCTTCAGGGCCCGCGTGATCGACGCCTCAAAGGACTCGCTGGTAATCGAGATCGTGGGGCAGCCGAGGAAGGTCCAGGCGTTCCTCGACCTGATGAAGGGCTTCGGCGTGATCGAGATGGCGAAGACCGGGACAGTTGCGCTCGCGAGGGGTGCAAGGTCTTCTTCGTCCTCCACCTCTTCTTCTTCATCATCATCGTCGCCTCCCGACTGA
- a CDS encoding LemA family protein encodes MDFVQILIVVTIVVIAAVFALYFVSVYNRFKTLSNSAQATLGQVRVAMKKRLDMIEQLLGAVKSYSKFEKETLEKITGLRSEIGKAGAEGLRSVDAESRRIFGSIVAVAEAYPDLKTSGTVVSLMDSVKGLEEEIARHRYTYNNIAQEFNIKTETIPTNFVARLMGLIKMEYLRFEEESERRPKIEF; translated from the coding sequence ATGGATTTTGTCCAGATCCTGATTGTGGTAACCATTGTGGTTATCGCCGCCGTCTTTGCCCTCTATTTCGTATCTGTCTACAACAGGTTCAAGACTCTCTCGAACTCGGCCCAGGCCACCCTGGGGCAGGTCCGCGTGGCAATGAAGAAGCGGCTGGACATGATCGAACAGCTGCTCGGCGCGGTCAAGAGCTACTCAAAGTTCGAGAAGGAGACCCTCGAGAAGATCACCGGTCTCAGGTCCGAGATCGGAAAGGCTGGCGCAGAGGGCCTTAGGAGCGTCGACGCCGAATCGCGGAGGATCTTCGGGAGCATAGTCGCGGTCGCTGAGGCGTACCCCGACCTGAAGACCTCTGGGACCGTGGTCTCGCTCATGGACTCGGTGAAGGGGCTGGAGGAGGAGATCGCGAGGCACCGTTACACGTACAACAACATCGCGCAGGAATTCAACATAAAGACCGAGACCATTCCGACCAACTTCGTCGCAAGGCTGATGGGGCTGATAAAGATGGAGTACCTGCGGTTCGAAGAGGAGTCGGAGAGGCGCCCGAAGATAGAGTTCTAA
- a CDS encoding 4Fe-4S dicluster domain-containing protein, with the protein MSVVVAQEKKPLIRFDIKKCAFCKICELSCSKYHYKKFGDSISRITIIRKGPLMFKCHICTRCEKRFCITACPTKALSYKGGNIVVDPKLCNSCGDCVKACPFHGIRLHPETKLPLICDLCDGDPSCVKDCPKGALSLVWLPEVRK; encoded by the coding sequence ATGAGCGTTGTTGTAGCGCAGGAAAAGAAGCCCCTGATAAGGTTTGACATCAAGAAATGCGCATTCTGCAAGATATGCGAGTTGAGCTGCTCGAAGTACCACTACAAGAAGTTCGGGGACTCGATCTCGCGGATAACGATAATCAGGAAGGGCCCGCTGATGTTCAAGTGCCACATATGCACGAGGTGCGAGAAGCGCTTCTGCATAACCGCCTGCCCCACGAAGGCACTCTCATACAAAGGCGGAAACATCGTGGTGGACCCTAAGCTTTGCAACTCGTGCGGGGACTGTGTGAAGGCGTGCCCGTTCCACGGGATAAGGCTCCACCCAGAGACAAAGCTGCCACTCATATGCGATCTCTGCGACGGCGATCCGAGCTGCGTCAAGGACTGCCCCAAGGGAGCCCTGTCGCTTGTATGGTTGCCTGAGGTAAGGAAGTGA
- a CDS encoding DUF2207 domain-containing protein: MAEIKQISALVVLTLIVGIAGVYLVESFPSLLRDDVWVESYSATYHLNGTLVEEYVYRVEVSGKYRMLYRGWDAPLSQSPLPAPFVALVSYENPPGTVPYLKDHLGAVWVPEENSSSAVLGFISSNAEPSEVGIYNPSYFQAGTYLVRYVFSVSPPLEYDNLHVHLNLMLARKHLSYRDVVVRVEAPEGGYIGRIYAHPPTLKVVNTSGGAYIYGSSPKDQLLEFELLLPASQLSEIQGFPREVRDVLGSTERANLLYSLQFTFASGVMEGARVFALATPFLLLGLYLSFGRERRFAVSKYLSFVPNSGLKPWVVNLVFRGDPFVFDENGLYATLLDLHRQGKIRIEDEGTSIRILDQSSEDNYERRVLEYLADLSEGGVLNVNSVKRRIDRSAASGRYASIAAAKRDWSYIARSPNRSIASRYVSSGRRRVVPLAGIAVALLVASALGAFVFEDAAPALFAASAFSLVALAECLIAASFPSSLFGRWRKEYYREKLEWDAFRNFLTDLAMIKKYAPQDISIWGEWLVYGTALGVGEKVASVMKELKVNLPEASYLPGMRLVFRPVIYASIPQSGGRSTGGFGGGFGGGGGFGGGGAGAR, encoded by the coding sequence TTGGCCGAGATAAAACAGATCTCTGCACTGGTGGTGCTGACCCTCATTGTCGGGATAGCCGGCGTGTACCTGGTGGAATCCTTCCCGTCGCTTCTCCGCGACGATGTCTGGGTCGAATCATATTCTGCCACCTACCACCTGAACGGGACCCTCGTCGAGGAATACGTGTACCGCGTAGAAGTCTCGGGAAAGTACCGCATGCTCTACCGCGGCTGGGACGCCCCCCTCTCCCAGTCGCCGCTCCCAGCGCCTTTTGTAGCCCTCGTCTCGTACGAAAACCCGCCTGGGACGGTGCCTTACCTCAAAGATCACCTCGGCGCGGTCTGGGTGCCTGAGGAGAACAGTTCTTCGGCGGTCCTTGGCTTCATATCCTCGAACGCGGAGCCCAGCGAGGTCGGGATCTACAACCCCTCCTATTTCCAGGCCGGGACGTACTTGGTGAGGTACGTCTTCTCTGTTTCCCCGCCCCTCGAGTACGATAACCTCCACGTCCACTTGAACCTGATGCTGGCAAGGAAGCACCTGAGTTACCGCGATGTGGTTGTACGGGTGGAAGCGCCGGAAGGCGGCTACATCGGGAGGATATACGCGCACCCCCCGACGCTCAAGGTGGTAAACACCAGCGGCGGGGCCTACATTTACGGTTCCTCCCCCAAGGATCAGCTTCTTGAATTCGAGCTCCTCCTCCCCGCCAGCCAGCTCTCTGAAATCCAGGGCTTCCCTAGGGAGGTCCGGGACGTGCTGGGATCTACAGAGCGCGCGAACCTCCTGTACTCGCTCCAGTTCACATTTGCATCCGGGGTGATGGAGGGCGCGCGCGTATTCGCGCTGGCCACCCCCTTCCTCCTGCTGGGTCTGTATCTGTCATTCGGAAGGGAACGGAGGTTTGCGGTGTCCAAATACCTGAGCTTCGTGCCCAACAGCGGCCTCAAGCCGTGGGTTGTGAACCTCGTCTTCCGCGGAGACCCGTTCGTCTTCGACGAGAACGGCCTCTACGCGACGCTCCTCGACCTCCACCGGCAGGGGAAGATAAGGATTGAGGACGAGGGGACTTCAATAAGGATCTTGGATCAGTCGTCCGAGGACAATTATGAGAGGCGCGTCCTCGAGTACCTTGCAGACCTCTCCGAGGGCGGAGTGCTGAACGTGAACTCGGTCAAGAGACGCATCGACAGGAGCGCCGCCTCCGGTCGGTACGCGTCGATAGCCGCGGCCAAGCGCGACTGGAGCTACATCGCCCGCTCCCCCAACCGGTCGATCGCCTCGAGGTATGTTTCCAGTGGCAGGCGGAGGGTCGTGCCATTGGCAGGCATCGCCGTCGCCCTGCTTGTTGCCTCTGCGCTCGGTGCCTTCGTCTTCGAGGACGCCGCCCCCGCGCTATTCGCGGCTTCCGCCTTTTCACTAGTGGCCCTTGCCGAGTGCCTGATAGCCGCCTCATTCCCGTCTTCGCTCTTTGGAAGGTGGAGGAAGGAATACTACCGTGAGAAGCTCGAATGGGACGCGTTCCGGAATTTCCTGACCGATCTGGCCATGATAAAGAAGTATGCGCCGCAGGACATATCGATCTGGGGCGAGTGGCTTGTTTACGGGACCGCCCTGGGTGTTGGCGAGAAGGTGGCCTCCGTCATGAAAGAGCTGAAGGTAAATCTGCCCGAGGCATCGTACCTCCCTGGGATGCGCCTCGTCTTCAGGCCCGTCATATACGCGTCTATACCCCAGTCGGGCGGGAGATCCACGGGAGGATTCGGCGGTGGTTTCGGGGGCGGAGGTGGGTTCGGAGGGGGCGGTGCGGGGGCCAGATGA